The following proteins are encoded in a genomic region of Populus trichocarpa isolate Nisqually-1 chromosome 13, P.trichocarpa_v4.1, whole genome shotgun sequence:
- the LOC7493860 gene encoding UTP--glucose-1-phosphate uridylyltransferase isoform X2 has protein sequence MTLHSIIIQKLLTTNAHIGRRVAAHHLKIYTYGMRNQISIIDSDKTLICLRNAASFISHLARDKNARFMFVNTNLLFDEIVEQMTKKMGIYSPRDNIMWRMGGFLTNSHSPKKFRSRNKKVCFGPIQPPDCVVVLDTERKSSVILEADRLQVPIVALVDSNMPWEIYKKIAYPVPANDSVQFVYLFCNIITKTFLLEKKKLKALKGHIRKEERDLSTKESSKEIQESVQSKNMSNISSLIGEVLVVPYQNLAPASNDIAEIKNLLDKIVVVKFNDTLGTALGFNGPKSLIGIRDGLTSLDLIVNQIQSLNLTYGCHIPLVLMNTISTHDDSLKALEKYSTSNVDILPLSQGQHPQKKSSSGQSSADELYPSDHAAAFLSLMKSSGTLDVLLSQGKEYVHVVSSDNVAAAVDPRIMSHLSQNNIEYCMEVTPTTSYLSKSKMVNQRQGMFELAEIARTHPKDSTEKFKFIDTRSLWVNLKAIRRLVDTNALKIENLSVSKEMEGDQMVLQETAAGSTIQLFDKAIGINVPQFRVVQLNATSDLLLLQSDLYSTSEGVLVRNTAQANPANPSIELGPEFEKVSDFQRRFKSIPSIVGLDSLKVAGDVWFGAGVILKGRVSIVAKPGVKLEIPDGAVLENKDINDPSDI, from the exons atgacgcTCCATTCAATAATAATCCAAAAGCTACTAACCACAAACGCCCATATAGGGCGGCGAGTGGCAGCCCACCACTTGAAAATTTACACTTATGGAATGCGTAATCAAATCTCCATTATCGACTCCGATAAAACTCTCATCTGTCTCCGGAATGCTGCCAGTTTCATTTCTCATTTGGCGCGTGATAAGAACGCAAGGTTCATGTTTGTGAATACGAATCTTTTGTTTGATGAGATAGTGGAGCAAATGACAAAGAAGATGGGGATTTATAGCCCAAGAGATAACATTATGTGGAGAATGGGTGGTTTCTTGACTAATAGTCATAGTCCTAAGAAGTTcagatcaagaaataaaaag GTTTGTTTTGGGCCAATACAACCGCCAGATTGTGTAGTGGTGTTAGATACGGAGAGGAAGAGCTCGGTGATTTTGGAGGCTGATAGATTGCAGGTTCCCATTGTGGCTTTGGTTGATTCAAATATGCCATGGGAGATTTATAAGAAGATTGCGTATCCAGTGCCTGCTAATGATTCTGTTCAGTTTGTGTACTTGTTTTGCAATATAATTACCAAGACATTTTTGcttgagaaaaagaaattgaaagcacTAAAAGGACATATTCGTAAAGAAGAGCGAGATCTTTCCACCAAAGAATCGAG CAAGGAAATCCAAGAAAGTGTGCAAAGCAAGAACATGAGCAATATCAGCTCTCTAATTGGTGAAGTGCTTGTTGTTCCTTATCAGAACTTAGCACCTGCTTCTAATG ATATTGCAGAAATTAAGAACCTTTTGGACAAGATTGTCGTGGTGAAGTTCAATGACACTTTGGGAACAGCTCTAGGGTTTAATGGCCCCAA GTCTTTAATTGGAATTCGTGATGGTTTGACATCTCTTGACTTGATTGTTAATCAAATTCAG TCTCTCAATTTGACATACGGATGCCATATCCCTTTGGTGCTTATGAACACTATCAGCACTCATGATGATTCCCTGAAG GCTTTGGAGAAATATTCCACATCAAATGTTGATATTCTTCCTCTTAGTCAG GGCCAACATCCTCAAAAGAAATCTTCCAGTGGACAGAGCAGTGCAGATGAATT GTATCCATCTGATCATGCTGCAGCCTTCCTTTCCCTAATGAAAAGCAGCGGAACTCTGGATGTATTATTATCACAG GGAAAGGAGTACGTACATGTGGTGAGCTCCGATAATGTAGCTGCTGCTGTTGATCCAA GAATCATGAGTCATTTGAGCCAAAACAATATTGAATACTGTATGGAG GTGACACCAACCACTTCATATCTTTCAAAAAGTAAAATGGTCAATCAGCGGCAAGGAATGTTTGAG CTTGCAGAAATAGCGCGAACACATCCTAAAGAT TCAACGGAGAAGTTCAAGTTTATCGACACAAGAAGTTT GTGGGTGAATTTGAAAGCAATCAGAAGGCTTGTAGATACCAATGCCCTGAAGATAGAGAACCTGTCTGTTTCAAAG gaAATGGAAGGTGATCAAATGGTTTTGCAAGAAACAGCAGCTGGTTCGACAATACAG TTATTTGATAAAGCCATCGGCATTAATGTCCCTCAATTTCGGGTTGTGCAACTAAATGCAACATCAGACTTGCTTCTTCTTCAG TCAGATTTGTACTCCACCTCTGAAGGCGTTTTAGTTCGGAACACAGCTCAAGCTAACCCTGCAAATCCATCTATTGAGTTGGGACCTGAATTTGAAAAG GTCAGCGATTTTCAACGCCGTTTCAAATCCATTCCTAGCATAGTTGGATTGGATAGCTTGAAGGTAGCTGGTGATGTGTGGTTTGGAGCTGGCGTGATTCTTAAG GGGAGAGTAAGTATTGTTGCAAAACCAGGGGTGAAACTGGAAATTCCTGATGGTGCAGTCCTTGAGAACAAG
- the LOC7493860 gene encoding UTP--glucose-1-phosphate uridylyltransferase isoform X1: MTLHSIIIQKLLTTNAHIGRRVAAHHLKIYTYGMRNQISIIDSDKTLICLRNAASFISHLARDKNARFMFVNTNLLFDEIVEQMTKKMGIYSPRDNIMWRMGGFLTNSHSPKKFRSRNKKVCFGPIQPPDCVVVLDTERKSSVILEADRLQVPIVALVDSNMPWEIYKKIAYPVPANDSVQFVYLFCNIITKTFLLEKKKLKALKGHIRKEERDLSTKESSKEIQESVQSKNMSNISSLIGEVLVVPYQNLAPASNDIAEIKNLLDKIVVVKFNDTLGTALGFNGPKSLIGIRDGLTSLDLIVNQIQSLNLTYGCHIPLVLMNTISTHDDSLKALEKYSTSNVDILPLSQGQHPQKKSSSGQSSADELYPSDHAAAFLSLMKSSGTLDVLLSQGKEYVHVVSSDNVAAAVDPSTLFRIMSHLSQNNIEYCMEVTPTTSYLSKSKMVNQRQGMFELAEIARTHPKDSTEKFKFIDTRSLWVNLKAIRRLVDTNALKIENLSVSKEMEGDQMVLQETAAGSTIQLFDKAIGINVPQFRVVQLNATSDLLLLQSDLYSTSEGVLVRNTAQANPANPSIELGPEFEKVSDFQRRFKSIPSIVGLDSLKVAGDVWFGAGVILKGRVSIVAKPGVKLEIPDGAVLENKDINDPSDI, from the exons atgacgcTCCATTCAATAATAATCCAAAAGCTACTAACCACAAACGCCCATATAGGGCGGCGAGTGGCAGCCCACCACTTGAAAATTTACACTTATGGAATGCGTAATCAAATCTCCATTATCGACTCCGATAAAACTCTCATCTGTCTCCGGAATGCTGCCAGTTTCATTTCTCATTTGGCGCGTGATAAGAACGCAAGGTTCATGTTTGTGAATACGAATCTTTTGTTTGATGAGATAGTGGAGCAAATGACAAAGAAGATGGGGATTTATAGCCCAAGAGATAACATTATGTGGAGAATGGGTGGTTTCTTGACTAATAGTCATAGTCCTAAGAAGTTcagatcaagaaataaaaag GTTTGTTTTGGGCCAATACAACCGCCAGATTGTGTAGTGGTGTTAGATACGGAGAGGAAGAGCTCGGTGATTTTGGAGGCTGATAGATTGCAGGTTCCCATTGTGGCTTTGGTTGATTCAAATATGCCATGGGAGATTTATAAGAAGATTGCGTATCCAGTGCCTGCTAATGATTCTGTTCAGTTTGTGTACTTGTTTTGCAATATAATTACCAAGACATTTTTGcttgagaaaaagaaattgaaagcacTAAAAGGACATATTCGTAAAGAAGAGCGAGATCTTTCCACCAAAGAATCGAG CAAGGAAATCCAAGAAAGTGTGCAAAGCAAGAACATGAGCAATATCAGCTCTCTAATTGGTGAAGTGCTTGTTGTTCCTTATCAGAACTTAGCACCTGCTTCTAATG ATATTGCAGAAATTAAGAACCTTTTGGACAAGATTGTCGTGGTGAAGTTCAATGACACTTTGGGAACAGCTCTAGGGTTTAATGGCCCCAA GTCTTTAATTGGAATTCGTGATGGTTTGACATCTCTTGACTTGATTGTTAATCAAATTCAG TCTCTCAATTTGACATACGGATGCCATATCCCTTTGGTGCTTATGAACACTATCAGCACTCATGATGATTCCCTGAAG GCTTTGGAGAAATATTCCACATCAAATGTTGATATTCTTCCTCTTAGTCAG GGCCAACATCCTCAAAAGAAATCTTCCAGTGGACAGAGCAGTGCAGATGAATT GTATCCATCTGATCATGCTGCAGCCTTCCTTTCCCTAATGAAAAGCAGCGGAACTCTGGATGTATTATTATCACAG GGAAAGGAGTACGTACATGTGGTGAGCTCCGATAATGTAGCTGCTGCTGTTGATCCAAGTACCCTCTTCA GAATCATGAGTCATTTGAGCCAAAACAATATTGAATACTGTATGGAG GTGACACCAACCACTTCATATCTTTCAAAAAGTAAAATGGTCAATCAGCGGCAAGGAATGTTTGAG CTTGCAGAAATAGCGCGAACACATCCTAAAGAT TCAACGGAGAAGTTCAAGTTTATCGACACAAGAAGTTT GTGGGTGAATTTGAAAGCAATCAGAAGGCTTGTAGATACCAATGCCCTGAAGATAGAGAACCTGTCTGTTTCAAAG gaAATGGAAGGTGATCAAATGGTTTTGCAAGAAACAGCAGCTGGTTCGACAATACAG TTATTTGATAAAGCCATCGGCATTAATGTCCCTCAATTTCGGGTTGTGCAACTAAATGCAACATCAGACTTGCTTCTTCTTCAG TCAGATTTGTACTCCACCTCTGAAGGCGTTTTAGTTCGGAACACAGCTCAAGCTAACCCTGCAAATCCATCTATTGAGTTGGGACCTGAATTTGAAAAG GTCAGCGATTTTCAACGCCGTTTCAAATCCATTCCTAGCATAGTTGGATTGGATAGCTTGAAGGTAGCTGGTGATGTGTGGTTTGGAGCTGGCGTGATTCTTAAG GGGAGAGTAAGTATTGTTGCAAAACCAGGGGTGAAACTGGAAATTCCTGATGGTGCAGTCCTTGAGAACAAG